The DNA region CCATGTCTATCGTCGGCGCGTACATGACCATGCTGGAGCCCAAATACGTCGTTGCGGCGCTGGTTCTGAACATGTTCAGCACCTTTATCGTGCTGTCGCTGATCAACCCGTATCGCGTTGACGCCAGCGAAGAAAACATCCAGATGTCCAACCTGCACGAAGGTCAGAGCTTCTTCGAAATGCTGGGTGAATACATTCTGGCGGGCTTCAAAGTGGCGATCATCGTTGCCGCTATGTTGATCGGTTTCATCGCGCTGATTGCCGCGCTGAACGCCCTGTTCGCTACCGTGACCGGTTGGTTCGGTTACAGCATCTCCTTCCAGGGCATCCTGGGCTACATCTTCTATCCGATTGCCTGGGTGATGGGTGTGCCGTCCAGCGAAGCGCTGCAGGTGGGCAGTATCATGGCGACCAAACTGGTTTCCAACGAATTTGTTGCGATGATGGACCTGCAGAAAATCGCCTCCACGCTCTCTCCGCGCGCTGAAGGTATCCTTTCTGTGTTCCTGGTCTCCTTCGCCAACTTCTCTTCTATCGGTATCATCGCGGGCGCGATTAAAGGCCTGAACGAAGAGCAAGGTAACGTCGTGTCTCGCTTCGGTCTGAAGCTGGTTTACGGCTCTACGCTGGTGAGCGTTCTGTCTGCATCTATCGCCGCACTGGTTCTGTAAGACAGCACTAACATGAAAACGGGGAGCACATCCCCGTTTTTTTATACCTGTTATTCCCCTAATGGCCTCGGTCGTCCAATCAAATACCCTTGCAGGTAGTTCACTCCCAGGCTTAGCAGCAACTCCCGCTGCGCAGACGTTTCTACATATTCCGCCACCACGCTTAACGACTTTGCTTTTGCCAGATCGGCTATCGACTTCACAATCATCGCATCCAGCGAATCGGTCAGAATATCTTTTACGAACACGCCATCGATTTTGATGATATCAGCCTGCAGGCGTTTCAGACGCTCATAATTGGCATACCCGGTACCAAAATCATCAATCGCAATCCTGAAGCCAAACCGGTGCAACTGTTCGATGTTTTGCATGCTGGTTTCCGAATTGGAAAACGCCTGCTCTTCAGTGATCTCAATGATGACCGTTTCCGGAGCGATACCATAACGGGTGAACAGGCGAATAATGCGCGGCGCGGTCTCTTTTTGCAGCAAGGTCAGCGGCATTAAATTGACCGAAAAAAGCGGCCCAGGCTCAACAGAAGGATGCTCAGATAACCAGTTCAGCAAGGCTTCAACCACCTGCAGGTCAAAACGGGCGCTGAGGTTAAACTGGGCGATCAGCGGGATAAATTGATCCGGGGTCATGATGCCGTCATCGCTTTTCAGCCGGGCGAGAATTTCATCGTACCCTTTGCCCTGAGCGTCGCGGATAGGCTGCGCGTAAAGCAGGAGATCGCCACCATCGAGTGCTTTACGTATTTTATTGAGCAGCAGCACCCGTTCGGTCGTCTGACCTGTCGCCACTTCCTGGCTGTGCGTCAGCGCCAGCACCCGGTGATTTACGCAGGATTGTTCGGCCAGCCAACTCAATTGCCCCAGCAGCGGTTGCAATGTCTCCTGCTTACCGTCCCATTGTCCCCAGGATGCGCCATAACCCATGTCCAGGCCGGTGTTGTTCCAGTAAATTTTGCGACTGTTCAACAGGTCGAGCATATGTTGCAAGCGCGCGTCCATCTCCGGCCCGTTGAGCACCAGCAATAATTCACTGCCGGGCAACTGGAAGATTTTTTCATTCTCAAGCATCAGCGGTTGCAGCATACGGTGCACCGTGCGTTTGCTGTGAACGCGCATTAACATGCCGTAGTGGCGGCTCAGAAACTCCATATTCTCCATGCGCAGGCAGCAGATGCTCTGGCCGGACGCTTTTTGCAGGAACTGTTCCAGCGCGCGCAGATTCGGCAAGCGGGTTAAAGGATCGGTAAGCGCCTGCTGATGCCAACGACGATTCAACCATTCGCTACGCTGGTAGATACGCATCATATAGAGCAGACAAATACTGAACGAAACCAGTACCGACAGGACGAAGGCCAACGAATACTCCGACCCGACGCCCTGTAAAAAATTGCGGTTGTAGGTCAGCAAGAACAGCGTTGAAACCGCCCAGCTCAGGTTCAAAAAAGGGTAAGTCAGCTTGCCCACGCCGGAGGTGAAAATGATAAAGAAAACGGGCACCAGATACCCGGCAATGTAATCGTTGTCATACGGGGCGCACATCAGGATAAGCAGAACAGCGATAACAGCCAGCCAGCATAAGGTAAATAAGCGCGTTTCCTTCCTGAAGCAGGGGGCGATATCTCTACGCCAGAATGTCCGGGCATAGTGTGGACTCACGATCATCCGCATCGGGTAATAAAAAAGCATGGTGAAGATCAGCACCGCGGAGATCAGGCTTAGAATATCGACAATCGTGAAAATAGCGGCGGCTGTACCAAAGAACGTCGAGACGGCTACCGGAAAGTCGAGATAATGACCCGCCAGATACATGCTGATTTTGATACCCACAGGGGTGATAAAACCGAAAAAAATGACGCGTCGCCAGATATTGCGATTGGGTAGTCCATAGCGCCAGCGCGACCCCAATTGCCAGCGAACAATGGCGCAAGTGCCCACCACCGCAAACATCTGGCAAAACAGGAGCACAACCCCCTGGGCAAACGGCAGATGAAGATTCCAGAGGTTAGTGATATACAACGCTAACATGACAGGCAGAACACCGCGTCTGCCGAAAAGAAACATCATCGACAGCAGTACGCACAGCGGTAACCACGAGAGATAAATATAACTGGAATCCACAATCGCAAGCGGAGAAATCAAACGCGAAAACTGGATGGCTGCGATGGAGAGCACGATCGCAAGAGCGAATATTCTTATATTATTTATCAGGTTGCGCTTGGCTGGCATGAATTGACTGCTCTCACGGAACGAACTATTAATCACATCAATGATAAGTTTATTCGCATCGCGAAGCAAACCTATGCCCACCAGAAACAGATGCCACACGTTGCAGAATAGACTCTGGCTTATCAGCAACTGTATTACAAAAATGGAAGGTATGCAGGGATAAAAAAACCCCCGCTTCACAGCGAGGGTTCTGAATTTGGTGGAGCTAAGCGGGATCGAACCGCTGACCTCTTGCATGCCATGCAAGCGCTCTCCCAGCTGAGCTATAGCCCCACGATGCGTTTACGTACCAAAATTGTTGGGTTCAATTTTTGGTGGAGCTAAGCGGGATCGAACCGCTGACCTCTTGCATGCCATGCAAGCGCTCTCCCAGCTGAGCTATAGCCCCATTACGTAAAGCTTGTCGAGTTGACGGGCGGCATCATATGAATTCCCTTCGCATGTGTCAACGGCAAATTGAAAACCCCGATTCTAATCGCTGAAAAAGCAGACAACTGAATAACAATGCATAACTACTCGCATTCAGTAGTTAAACACGTCACGGTTTCCACTAAAATGGTGCTATAAAATGAACCACTAATTAACCATACGACTATTCAGGGAATCTTTATGTTCAAGGAGCGGATGACGCCAGAAGAACTCGCTAATCTGACGGGTTACAGCCGACAGACCATCAATAAGTGGGTACGTAAAGAGGGCTGGGCGACATCACCAAAACCAGGCGTCCAGGGTGGTAAAGCGCGACTGGTGCATGTTAACGAACAGGTTCGTGAATATATCCGCAGCGCAGAGCGCTCGGCGGAAGGACTGTCTGACACCTTTTCGCCCCCAGGCGATGCCTCACTGGAAGCGCTACTGGTCAAGCTGGTGAAAGAGATGACACCAGCCGAACAAAAACACTTTACCTCTTTGCTACTGCGGGAAGGGATTACCGGTTTATTACAACGCTTAGGGATCCGCGACAGCAAATAATATGAAAAGATTACGTAGCAAAATGACCACCGAAGAACTGGCGGATTGTCTCGGTGTGGCTAAACAAACCGTGAATCGCTGGATCCGTGAGCAAAAATGGGAAACGGAAAAATTTCCAGGTGTTAAAGGTGGTCGGGCAAGGCTCGTGCATATCGATACGCGCGTGCGGGAATTTATTCTGAACATCCCGGCGTTTCGTCACCATTCTGCATTTTATCAGGTTGAAGAATCGCTGGCCGAATACAATCCCGGCATCCGTAGCCATGCCTATCGGCAGATTATTGATGCCGTGGAAAATATGTCCGAAGAGGAACGGGAAAAGTTAGCGCTGTTTCTTTCACGCGAAGGCATCCGCGGTTTTCTTATTCGGCTGGGTCTGAACGATGCTGAGTGACACAAGTAAAAACGGCAGAGTCTCCCCTGCCGTTCCGTTAATGCGCCACTTGCTTACTGTTGCGCTTCACGCTCTGCAATAAAAGCCAGTGCTTTATTGATACGCTCGATGCTGCGGGTTTTACCAATCGCATGCACCGTTACGTCTAAGCCAGGAGACTGGCCCGCACCGGTTACCGCAACGCGCAGCGGCATACCGACTTTGCCCATCCCGACTTCAAGCTCATCGGCGGTCGCCTGAATGGCATGGTGTACGTTCTCAGCCGTCCACTCGGTAATGGCCGCCAGTTTGTCGCGCACCACTTCCAGCGGCTGACGCGCAACCGGACGCAGGTGTTTCTTCGCGGCATCGGCATCAAACCCGGCAAAGTCTTCGTAGAAGTAACGGCAGCTCTGCGCCATCTCTTTCAGTGTCTTGCAGCGCTCACCCAGCAGTTTCACCAGTTCAGCCAGCTGTGGTCCATTGCGCGTGTCGATGTTTTCCTGCTCGATGTGCCACTGCAGATGCGTTGCCACATACTCCGGTGCCAGCGAGTTAATGTAGTGATGGTTCAGCCACTGCAGTTTTTCCGTGTTAAACGCACTGGCGGATTTGCTGACCGCACCGAGGGAGAACAGCTTGATCATCTCTTCACGGGTGAAGATTTCCTGATCGCCGCTGGACCAGCCCAGACGCACCAGATAGTTCAGCAGGGCTTCCGGCAGATAACCGTCATCACGATATTGCATCACGCTCACCGCGCCGTGACGTTTGGACAGCTTTTTACCGTCGTCGCCGTTGATCATGGACACGTGAGCATATACCGGCACCGGCGCGTTCAGCGCTTTAAGGATGTTGATCTGACGCGGGGTATTGTTGATATGGTCTTCACCACGAATCACATGGGTGATCTCCATATCCCAGTCGTCCACCACAACGCAGAAGTTATAGGTCGGGGAACCGTCGGTGCGGCGAATAATCAGATCGTCCAGCTCCTGATTGCTGAATTCGATCGGGCCACGGATCTGGTCGTCAAAAATGACAGAACCGTCCTGCGGGTTGGCAAAACGGACAACGCAAGGCTCATCATCCGCGTGATGTTCATGACCATGACGGCAGCGCCCGTCGTAACGCGGCTTTTCGCCCTTCGCCATCTGCTCTTCACGCAGTGCGTCCAGACGCTCTTTGGAGCAGTAACACTTATAGGCCGTACCCGCTTCCAGCATCTCATCAATCACTGCGTTATAACGATCGAAACGTTTAGTCTGGAAGTATGGGCCTTCGTCCCATTCCAGGCTCAGCCAGTTCATACCGTCCATAATGGCTTCAATCGCTTCCGGCGTGGAACGTTCGAGATCGGTGTCTTCAATACGCAGCACAAACTCACCGCCGTGATTACGTGCAAAAAGCCAGGAATAGAGAGCAGTACGCGCACCACCGACGTGCAGATAACCTGTCGGGCTTGGCGCGAAGCGAGTTTTGATTTTCATGAAATGGCCTTACGTTTATAAAGATGCCGACAACCGGCAAATCCGGGAAAAATGGAATGGCCGATATTCTATCACTGTGAGGTAAATCCTCAATGTTGTTACCGGGTAAACGCCGCGTATAGACGTTTTTGTTTAGAAATCATGCGTCCGAGACCGTTTCACGATCGTTTTGTTTAAAATTACGACGAACGAACAATTTCTTTAGAAAAGGCGTTGACTCATTTTCAACTCTCCCTATAATGCGACTCCACACAGCGGGGGTGATTAGCTCAGCTGGGAGAGCACCTCCCTTACAAGGAGGGGGTCGGCGGTTCGATCCCGTCATCACCCACCAACTACTTTATGTAGACTCCGCCGTGTAGATAAGAAATTGAGAAGTGGGTGATTAGCTCAGCTGGGAGAGCACCTCCCTTACAAGGAGGGGGTCGGCGGTTCGATCCCGTCATCACCCACCACTTTCTCGCCAGCTAAATTTCTTATTGTGAAGTACCGAAGTGGGTGATTAGCTCAGCTGGGAGAGCACCTCCCTTACAAGGAGGGGGTCGGCGGTTCGATCCCGTCATCACCCACCACTTCGGGTCGTTAGCTCAGTTGGTAGAGCAGTTGACTTTTAATCAATTGGTCGCAGGTTCGAATCCTGCACGACCCACCAATGTAAAAAGGCGCCCTAAAGGCGCCTTTTTGCTATGCGCAGTGCGCAGAATGTCACGATTCGAGCCTGATGGCGCTTCGCTTATCAGGCCTACACTGCTCAGTTAAGCTACGTAGGCCGGATAAGACGTCAGTCGCCATCCGGCGATATCAGGATTCACAAGGCTCAAACCGGCTTACCTGATGGCGCTTCGCTTATCAGGCCTACACTACTCAGTTAAGCCGCGTAGGCCGGATAAGACGTCAGTCGCCATCCGGCGATATCTGGATTCACAAGGCTCAAACCTGCTTACCTAATGGCGCTACGCCTATCAGGCCTACGGTTCTCCGTTACGCCGTTAAGGCGTCGATCATATGTTCCAGTGCGGGTGTCGTCTGCTGTTGGTCATACACAATGTACAAATCAGCCGGAATACGCTCTTCTAATGGACGGAACACCACCCCCGGCCAGTTCATCTGCGCATAACTGTCTGCAATCAGCGTAATGCCGATCCCCATGCTAATCAT from Citrobacter amalonaticus Y19 includes:
- a CDS encoding sensor domain-containing phosphodiesterase; the protein is MPAKRNLINNIRIFALAIVLSIAAIQFSRLISPLAIVDSSYIYLSWLPLCVLLSMMFLFGRRGVLPVMLALYITNLWNLHLPFAQGVVLLFCQMFAVVGTCAIVRWQLGSRWRYGLPNRNIWRRVIFFGFITPVGIKISMYLAGHYLDFPVAVSTFFGTAAAIFTIVDILSLISAVLIFTMLFYYPMRMIVSPHYARTFWRRDIAPCFRKETRLFTLCWLAVIAVLLILMCAPYDNDYIAGYLVPVFFIIFTSGVGKLTYPFLNLSWAVSTLFLLTYNRNFLQGVGSEYSLAFVLSVLVSFSICLLYMMRIYQRSEWLNRRWHQQALTDPLTRLPNLRALEQFLQKASGQSICCLRMENMEFLSRHYGMLMRVHSKRTVHRMLQPLMLENEKIFQLPGSELLLVLNGPEMDARLQHMLDLLNSRKIYWNNTGLDMGYGASWGQWDGKQETLQPLLGQLSWLAEQSCVNHRVLALTHSQEVATGQTTERVLLLNKIRKALDGGDLLLYAQPIRDAQGKGYDEILARLKSDDGIMTPDQFIPLIAQFNLSARFDLQVVEALLNWLSEHPSVEPGPLFSVNLMPLTLLQKETAPRIIRLFTRYGIAPETVIIEITEEQAFSNSETSMQNIEQLHRFGFRIAIDDFGTGYANYERLKRLQADIIKIDGVFVKDILTDSLDAMIVKSIADLAKAKSLSVVAEYVETSAQRELLLSLGVNYLQGYLIGRPRPLGE
- a CDS encoding MerR family transcriptional regulator, encoding MKRLRSKMTTEELADCLGVAKQTVNRWIREQKWETEKFPGVKGGRARLVHIDTRVREFILNIPAFRHHSAFYQVEESLAEYNPGIRSHAYRQIIDAVENMSEEEREKLALFLSREGIRGFLIRLGLNDAE
- the gltX gene encoding glutamate--tRNA ligase — protein: MKIKTRFAPSPTGYLHVGGARTALYSWLFARNHGGEFVLRIEDTDLERSTPEAIEAIMDGMNWLSLEWDEGPYFQTKRFDRYNAVIDEMLEAGTAYKCYCSKERLDALREEQMAKGEKPRYDGRCRHGHEHHADDEPCVVRFANPQDGSVIFDDQIRGPIEFSNQELDDLIIRRTDGSPTYNFCVVVDDWDMEITHVIRGEDHINNTPRQINILKALNAPVPVYAHVSMINGDDGKKLSKRHGAVSVMQYRDDGYLPEALLNYLVRLGWSSGDQEIFTREEMIKLFSLGAVSKSASAFNTEKLQWLNHHYINSLAPEYVATHLQWHIEQENIDTRNGPQLAELVKLLGERCKTLKEMAQSCRYFYEDFAGFDADAAKKHLRPVARQPLEVVRDKLAAITEWTAENVHHAIQATADELEVGMGKVGMPLRVAVTGAGQSPGLDVTVHAIGKTRSIERINKALAFIAEREAQQ
- the nupC gene encoding nucleoside permease NupC, coding for MDRVLHFVLALAVVAILALLVSSDRKKIRIRYVVQLLVIEVLLAWFFLNSDVGLGFVKGFSEMFEKLLGFANEGTNFVFGSMNDKGLAFFFLKVLCPIVFISALIGILQHIRVLPIIIRSIGFLLSKVNGMGKLESFNAVSSLILGQSENFIAYKDILGKMSRNRMYTMAATAMSTVSMSIVGAYMTMLEPKYVVAALVLNMFSTFIVLSLINPYRVDASEENIQMSNLHEGQSFFEMLGEYILAGFKVAIIVAAMLIGFIALIAALNALFATVTGWFGYSISFQGILGYIFYPIAWVMGVPSSEALQVGSIMATKLVSNEFVAMMDLQKIASTLSPRAEGILSVFLVSFANFSSIGIIAGAIKGLNEEQGNVVSRFGLKLVYGSTLVSVLSASIAALVL
- a CDS encoding MerR family transcriptional regulator, which produces MFKERMTPEELANLTGYSRQTINKWVRKEGWATSPKPGVQGGKARLVHVNEQVREYIRSAERSAEGLSDTFSPPGDASLEALLVKLVKEMTPAEQKHFTSLLLREGITGLLQRLGIRDSK